From Eleftheria terrae, the proteins below share one genomic window:
- the rdgB gene encoding RdgB/HAM1 family non-canonical purine NTP pyrophosphatase, translating to MTRRLVLASNNAKKLLELQALFAPLGLELVTQGSLGIPEAEEPYPTFVENALTKARHAARASGGAAIADDSGLCVDSLGGAPGVLSARYATLFGGRRDDAENNAALLRQLGDRTDRRARFVCVLAAVRGADDPEPLIAMGRWEGSVLAEPRGEAGFGYDPLMFIASLGKSVAELGAEEKNRLSHRALAARQMLQLMQEVWFGRE from the coding sequence ATGACACGCCGATTGGTGCTGGCTTCCAACAATGCCAAGAAGCTGCTGGAACTGCAGGCGCTGTTTGCACCGCTCGGCCTGGAACTGGTGACCCAGGGATCGCTCGGCATTCCCGAGGCCGAGGAGCCCTATCCCACCTTCGTCGAGAACGCGCTGACCAAGGCCCGCCATGCCGCCCGTGCCAGCGGTGGCGCGGCCATCGCCGACGACTCGGGCCTGTGCGTCGACAGCCTCGGCGGAGCGCCGGGCGTCTTGTCGGCCCGCTATGCCACGCTGTTCGGCGGCCGCCGCGATGATGCCGAGAACAACGCGGCGCTGCTGCGCCAGCTGGGCGACCGCACCGACCGCCGTGCGCGCTTCGTCTGCGTGCTGGCAGCGGTGCGGGGCGCGGATGATCCCGAGCCACTGATCGCCATGGGCCGCTGGGAAGGCAGCGTGCTGGCCGAGCCGCGCGGCGAGGCCGGCTTCGGCTACGACCCGCTGATGTTCATTGCCTCGCTGGGCAAGAGCGTGGCCGAGCTGGGCGCCGAGGAAAAGAACCGGCTCAGCCACCGCGCGCTGGCGGCGCGGCAGATGCTGCAGCTGATGCAGGAGGTGTGGTTTGGCCGCGAGTGA
- the greB gene encoding transcription elongation factor GreB → MSKAFTKETEADDDDDLELPALPGGGKNYITPEGYRRLREELMVLIDVERPKVVEVVSWAAKNGDRSENGDYLYGKKRLREIDRRIRFLTKRLDIAEVADPSLHFGNDQVFFGATVTYANSKGEERTITIKGIDEADNLAGEVSWISPIARALLKAREGDEVQLMTPGGVEKLEVLEVRYPAP, encoded by the coding sequence ATGAGCAAGGCATTCACCAAAGAGACCGAGGCCGACGATGATGACGACCTCGAACTGCCCGCCCTGCCGGGCGGCGGCAAGAACTACATCACCCCCGAAGGCTACCGCCGCCTGCGGGAAGAATTGATGGTACTGATCGATGTCGAGCGACCCAAGGTGGTCGAGGTGGTGTCCTGGGCCGCCAAGAACGGCGATCGTTCGGAAAACGGCGACTACCTCTACGGCAAGAAGCGCCTGCGCGAGATCGACCGCCGCATCCGCTTTCTCACCAAGCGCCTCGACATTGCCGAGGTGGCCGACCCCTCCCTGCATTTCGGCAACGACCAGGTGTTTTTCGGCGCCACCGTGACCTATGCCAACAGCAAGGGGGAAGAGCGCACGATCACCATCAAGGGCATCGACGAGGCCGACAACCTGGCCGGCGAAGTGAGCTGGATCTCGCCGATTGCCCGGGCGCTGCTGAAGGCGCGCGAAGGCGACGAGGTGCAGCTGATGACACCCGGCGGGGTCGAGAAACTGGAAGTGCTGGAAGTGAGGTATCCGGCGCCCTAG
- a CDS encoding PP2C family protein-serine/threonine phosphatase, giving the protein MRFSVYQVSRKGGREKNEDRMGYCYTRDSGLFALADGMGGHPEGEVASQVALQTMAALFQRDAKPMLRDPVRFLHDAIIAGHHQLLRYATEKALLDTPRTTVVACVLQNGAAYWAHCGDSRLYFVRGDKLIARTRDHSYSELQETLNGVVPLGEKFNRNVLFTCLGSPGKPVVDTIGPMLMQSGDRVLLCSDGLWGSVSDQTITDQLATRPISDAVPELVEQALRRAGSKSDNVTVLAVEWESSEDYDSTKAISTQTLGEEVFASTIQASVLGQEPDELDEAEIERSIREINEAIKRSSQQKKT; this is encoded by the coding sequence ATGAGGTTCTCGGTTTACCAGGTCAGCCGCAAGGGCGGACGCGAGAAGAACGAAGACCGGATGGGGTATTGCTATACCCGCGATTCCGGCCTGTTCGCATTGGCCGACGGCATGGGCGGCCATCCGGAAGGCGAGGTCGCCTCCCAGGTCGCCCTGCAGACGATGGCCGCGCTGTTCCAGCGCGACGCCAAGCCCATGCTGCGCGACCCGGTGCGCTTCCTGCATGACGCCATCATCGCCGGCCACCACCAGCTGCTGCGCTATGCCACCGAAAAGGCGCTGCTCGACACGCCGCGCACCACCGTGGTGGCCTGCGTGCTGCAGAACGGCGCGGCCTATTGGGCGCATTGCGGCGACTCGCGCCTGTATTTCGTGCGCGGCGACAAGCTGATCGCCCGCACCCGCGACCACTCCTATTCCGAGCTGCAGGAAACGCTGAATGGCGTCGTGCCGCTCGGCGAGAAGTTCAACCGCAACGTGCTCTTCACCTGCCTGGGCAGCCCTGGCAAGCCGGTGGTGGACACCATCGGGCCGATGCTGATGCAGTCGGGCGACCGCGTGCTGCTGTGCTCGGACGGCCTGTGGGGCAGCGTCTCCGACCAGACCATCACCGACCAGTTGGCCACCCGCCCGATCTCGGACGCGGTGCCGGAGCTGGTGGAGCAGGCGCTGCGCCGCGCCGGCAGCAAGAGCGACAACGTCACGGTGCTGGCGGTCGAATGGGAGTCTTCCGAAGACTACGATTCGACCAAGGCGATCTCCACCCAGACGCTGGGCGAGGAGGTGTTCGCATCGACAATCCAGGCCAGCGTGCTCGGCCAGGAGCCCGACGAGCTCGACGAAGCCGAGATCGAGCGTTCGATCCGCGAGATCAACGAAGCGATCAAGCGCTCCTCGCAGCAGAAGAAAACCTGA
- the rpoZ gene encoding DNA-directed RNA polymerase subunit omega: MARITVEDCLQKIPNRFQLVLAATYRARMLSQGHAPKVEAKNKPGVTALREIAAGEVGIEMLRKVPL; the protein is encoded by the coding sequence ATGGCCCGCATCACCGTCGAAGACTGCCTGCAGAAGATCCCCAACCGCTTCCAGTTGGTGCTCGCGGCCACCTACCGTGCCCGCATGCTGAGCCAGGGCCACGCGCCCAAGGTGGAAGCCAAGAACAAGCCGGGCGTGACCGCCCTGCGCGAGATCGCGGCCGGCGAAGTCGGCATCGAGATGCTGCGCAAGGTGCCGCTCTGA
- a CDS encoding YicC/YloC family endoribonuclease: protein MAVYSMTGYASAASQTLVSPSEPSTQVTDGHGAATVTVELRSVNSRFLDLAFRMPDDLRAIEPALRELLTASFRRGKIELRLNTQRDADSGLPQPQPDQLNRLAGIEATVQGWLAKAAPLSVHEVLQWCRGSAPAEKLDEPALAATRQCIAGLIEARAREGERLVGILMERIVKLRELATQAAPLVPQVVEKQQQRFLERWQQALEAAGAAQSMSAETLRERALSEAAAYAIRIDVAEELSRLNAHLDEITRLLKSGGELGKRLDFLIQELHREANTLGSKASALELTQISVEMKVLIEQMREQVQNIE from the coding sequence ATGGCAGTTTACAGCATGACCGGGTATGCGAGCGCCGCCTCCCAGACCCTGGTTTCCCCAAGCGAGCCATCCACCCAGGTGACGGACGGCCATGGTGCGGCCACCGTGACGGTGGAATTGCGCTCGGTCAACAGCCGTTTCCTGGACCTGGCCTTCCGCATGCCGGACGACTTGCGCGCCATCGAGCCGGCCCTGCGGGAGCTGCTCACGGCCAGCTTCCGGCGCGGCAAGATCGAATTGCGGCTGAACACCCAGCGCGATGCCGACAGCGGGCTGCCCCAACCGCAGCCCGACCAGTTGAACCGGCTGGCCGGCATCGAGGCCACCGTGCAGGGCTGGCTGGCCAAGGCCGCCCCGCTGTCGGTGCACGAGGTGCTGCAGTGGTGCCGCGGCAGCGCACCGGCCGAGAAGCTCGACGAGCCGGCGCTGGCGGCGACCCGGCAGTGCATCGCCGGTCTCATCGAGGCCCGCGCCCGTGAAGGCGAGCGGCTGGTGGGCATCCTTATGGAGCGCATCGTCAAGCTGCGCGAGCTGGCCACCCAGGCCGCGCCACTGGTGCCCCAGGTGGTCGAGAAGCAGCAGCAGCGCTTCCTCGAACGCTGGCAGCAGGCACTGGAGGCGGCCGGCGCGGCGCAAAGCATGAGCGCCGAGACGCTGCGCGAGCGCGCACTGAGCGAGGCGGCCGCCTATGCCATCCGCATCGACGTGGCCGAGGAGCTGTCGCGCCTGAACGCCCACCTGGACGAGATCACCCGGCTGCTGAAGAGCGGCGGCGAGCTCGGCAAGCGGCTGGACTTCCTGATCCAGGAACTGCACCGCGAGGCGAACACGCTGGGCTCCAAGGCCTCGGCACTCGAACTCACCCAGATCTCGGTCGAGATGAAGGTGCTGATCGAGCAGATGCGCGAGCAGGTTCAGAACATCGAATGA
- a CDS encoding LysR substrate-binding domain-containing protein, whose amino-acid sequence MKRKIPNTQALVCFEAAARHESFTKAAQELALTQSAVCRQIASLEDFLGVPLFRRTRRGVLLTEAGATYSRRIGQRLDAVERDTLALMAHPGLAGSLDLAVVPTFATRWLLPRLPRLAAQVPDLVLNLETRTRPFLFAESEFDGALYAGTPEQVANWPGTEAVALLREDLVPVCSPALIAPQHRLQPAEVARYPLLQQSTRPDAWRRWFAAQGVQHPRDAAGPRYELFSMLAAAAAQGMGLALMPTLLIEAELARGELVVACDRPHRGERSYYFVTPERKAGDPLLARLREWIVAEAAGSA is encoded by the coding sequence ATGAAACGCAAGATCCCGAACACCCAGGCGCTGGTGTGCTTCGAGGCCGCGGCCCGGCATGAGAGCTTCACCAAGGCGGCCCAGGAGCTGGCACTGACGCAGAGCGCGGTGTGCCGGCAGATTGCGTCGCTGGAGGATTTCCTCGGCGTGCCGCTGTTCCGGCGCACCCGCCGGGGTGTCCTGCTCACCGAGGCCGGTGCGACCTACAGCCGGCGCATCGGCCAGCGGCTGGATGCGGTGGAGCGCGACACCCTGGCGCTGATGGCGCACCCCGGCCTGGCTGGCAGCCTGGACCTGGCGGTGGTACCGACCTTCGCCACCCGCTGGCTGCTGCCCCGGCTGCCACGGCTGGCGGCGCAGGTGCCCGACCTGGTGCTGAACCTGGAGACCCGCACCCGGCCCTTCCTGTTCGCCGAGAGCGAGTTCGACGGTGCCTTGTACGCCGGCACGCCGGAGCAGGTCGCCAACTGGCCGGGCACCGAGGCGGTGGCGCTGTTGCGCGAAGACCTGGTGCCAGTGTGCAGCCCGGCGTTGATCGCGCCACAGCACCGGCTGCAGCCGGCGGAGGTGGCACGCTACCCGCTGCTGCAGCAAAGCACCCGGCCGGACGCCTGGCGGCGCTGGTTCGCCGCGCAGGGGGTACAGCACCCACGCGATGCGGCGGGGCCGCGTTATGAACTGTTCTCGATGCTGGCGGCCGCCGCCGCGCAGGGCATGGGGCTGGCGTTGATGCCCACGCTGCTGATCGAGGCCGAACTCGCACGGGGCGAGCTGGTGGTGGCTTGCGACCGGCCGCATCGGGGCGAGCGCTCCTATTACTTCGTGACCCCCGAGCGCAAGGCCGGTGACCCGCTGCTGGCACGGCTGCGCGAATGGATCGTTGCCGAGGCGGCCGGCTCGGCATAA
- the hemW gene encoding radical SAM family heme chaperone HemW, with product MAASEELQARYLRPGTLQLGALPPLSLYVHLPWCLKKCPYCDFNSHEWRDGGTPPEARYLDALRADLEAALPAIWGRRVHSIFIGGGTPSLFSPDAIDRLLADVRARLPLEAGCEITLEANPGTFERDRFRGFRQAGVTRLSIGVQSFDDTKLKALGRVHDRRQALAAVEEAQHSFDTFNLDLMYALPGQGLAECEADLRQALAFQPPHLSLYHLTLEPNTYFAKFPPVVPDEDTASEMLDLLTRVTGEAGLRRYEVSAYARPGHACEHNLNYWRFGDYLGIGAGAHSKLSFPHRVVRQVRWREPARYMEQALAGQAVTQDEEVARKELPFEFMLNALRLRDGFELAHFSERTGLPLTVIQSGLDEAERRGLIERDWQRVKPTERGFDFLSDLQALFLS from the coding sequence TTGGCCGCGAGTGAGGAACTGCAGGCCCGCTACCTGCGCCCCGGCACGCTGCAGCTGGGCGCCTTGCCGCCGCTGTCGCTCTATGTGCACCTGCCGTGGTGCCTGAAGAAGTGCCCGTATTGCGACTTCAATTCGCATGAATGGCGCGACGGCGGCACGCCCCCCGAAGCGCGCTACCTCGACGCCCTGCGGGCCGACCTGGAAGCGGCGCTGCCCGCCATCTGGGGCCGGCGGGTGCACAGCATCTTCATCGGCGGCGGCACGCCCAGCCTGTTTTCGCCCGACGCGATCGACCGCCTGCTGGCCGATGTGCGGGCCCGCCTGCCACTGGAAGCGGGCTGCGAGATCACGCTGGAGGCCAATCCGGGCACCTTCGAGCGTGACCGTTTCCGTGGTTTCCGCCAGGCCGGCGTGACCCGGCTGTCGATCGGCGTGCAGAGCTTCGACGACACCAAGCTCAAGGCGCTGGGGCGGGTGCACGACCGGCGCCAGGCGCTGGCCGCGGTGGAAGAAGCGCAGCACAGCTTCGACACCTTCAACCTCGACCTGATGTACGCGCTGCCTGGCCAGGGCCTGGCCGAATGCGAGGCCGACCTGCGGCAGGCACTGGCCTTCCAGCCACCGCACTTGTCGCTGTACCACCTGACGCTGGAGCCCAACACCTACTTCGCCAAGTTTCCGCCGGTGGTGCCTGACGAGGACACTGCCTCGGAGATGCTGGACCTGCTCACCCGCGTCACCGGCGAGGCGGGCCTGCGACGCTACGAGGTTTCGGCCTACGCACGGCCCGGCCATGCGTGCGAGCACAACCTCAACTATTGGCGCTTCGGTGACTATCTCGGCATCGGCGCGGGAGCGCACAGCAAGCTGAGCTTCCCTCATCGCGTGGTGCGCCAGGTGCGCTGGCGGGAGCCGGCGCGCTACATGGAGCAGGCGCTGGCAGGCCAGGCCGTGACGCAGGATGAGGAGGTGGCTCGCAAGGAGCTGCCTTTCGAATTCATGTTGAATGCTCTGCGTCTGCGGGACGGCTTCGAGCTGGCGCATTTCAGCGAGCGCACCGGCCTGCCGCTGACCGTCATCCAGTCCGGCCTCGACGAAGCCGAGCGCCGCGGCCTCATCGAGCGCGACTGGCAGCGGGTGAAGCCGACCGAACGCGGCTTCGATTTCCTGAGCGACCTGCAGGCGCTGTTCCTCAGCTGA
- the gmk gene encoding guanylate kinase, with translation MEYPGNLFVVAAPSGAGKSSLVKALLELDSHLVVSVSHTTRAPRGQEQDGREYWFVDQERFRTMVERGDFFEWAEVHGNLYGTSRAACEARMAGGEDVILEIDWQGALQIKKLFPHAVLIFILPPSFEELLQRLRRRGEDGDEVIETRMANARVEVAQAKHFDFVIINALFETALFDLKAIVHAQRLKYAAQRRSKKSVFDALELA, from the coding sequence ATGGAATATCCGGGCAATCTGTTTGTGGTGGCGGCGCCCAGCGGCGCCGGCAAGTCCAGCCTGGTGAAGGCGCTGCTGGAGCTCGATTCGCACCTGGTGGTGTCGGTGTCGCACACCACCCGCGCGCCGCGCGGCCAGGAGCAGGACGGGCGGGAATACTGGTTCGTCGACCAGGAGCGTTTTCGCACCATGGTCGAGCGCGGCGACTTCTTCGAATGGGCCGAAGTGCATGGCAACCTCTACGGCACCTCGCGGGCGGCCTGCGAGGCCCGCATGGCGGGCGGCGAGGACGTGATCCTGGAAATCGACTGGCAGGGTGCGCTGCAGATCAAGAAGCTGTTCCCGCATGCGGTGCTGATCTTCATCCTGCCGCCCAGCTTCGAGGAACTGCTGCAGCGCCTGCGGCGCCGCGGCGAGGACGGCGACGAGGTGATCGAGACCCGCATGGCGAATGCCCGCGTGGAAGTTGCACAGGCGAAGCATTTCGACTTCGTTATAATCAACGCTCTTTTTGAGACGGCGCTTTTCGACTTGAAGGCGATCGTCCATGCGCAGCGGCTCAAGTACGCGGCGCAGCGTCGAAGCAAGAAATCGGTTTTTGACGCCCTTGAACTCGCCTGA
- the rph gene encoding ribonuclease PH, which produces MSAFERSHGRAPNALRPVRITRGYTKHAEGSVLIEFGDTRVLCTASVEERVPPHKKGSGEGWVTAEYGMLPRATHSRSDREAARGKQTGRTQEIQRLIGRSLRTVFDLAALGERTLQLDCDVIQADGGTRTAAITGAWVAAHDAVSLLLARGLLARSPLKDAVAAISVGIVAGVPLLDLDYSEDSACGTDMNVVMTGSGGFVEIQGTAEGAPFSRAEMDALLALAGHGIGELLAAQRAALGERA; this is translated from the coding sequence ATGAGTGCCTTCGAACGCAGCCATGGCCGCGCACCCAATGCCTTGCGGCCGGTGCGCATCACGCGGGGCTACACCAAACATGCCGAGGGCTCGGTGCTGATCGAGTTCGGCGACACCCGGGTGCTGTGCACCGCCTCGGTGGAGGAGCGGGTCCCGCCGCACAAGAAGGGCAGCGGTGAAGGCTGGGTCACCGCCGAGTACGGCATGCTGCCGCGCGCCACCCACAGCCGCAGCGACCGCGAGGCCGCCCGCGGCAAGCAGACCGGCCGCACGCAGGAAATCCAGCGATTGATCGGGCGTTCGCTGCGCACGGTGTTCGACCTGGCGGCGCTCGGCGAGCGCACGCTGCAGCTCGACTGCGACGTGATCCAGGCCGACGGTGGTACCCGCACGGCAGCCATCACCGGCGCATGGGTGGCGGCGCACGACGCCGTCAGCCTGCTGCTCGCGCGAGGCCTGCTGGCCCGCTCGCCGCTGAAGGATGCGGTGGCCGCCATCTCGGTCGGCATCGTGGCCGGCGTGCCGCTGCTGGACCTCGACTACAGCGAGGACTCGGCCTGCGGCACCGACATGAATGTCGTCATGACCGGCTCGGGCGGTTTCGTCGAGATCCAGGGCACGGCCGAGGGTGCGCCCTTCAGCCGGGCCGAGATGGACGCCCTGCTGGCGCTGGCCGGCCACGGCATCGGCGAGTTGCTGGCGGCACAGCGCGCAGCGCTGGGGGAGCGGGCATGA
- a CDS encoding RelA/SpoT family protein, whose amino-acid sequence MVAHAASKASTHTKPDPAEHGAHIDAAAASFAALTHRLDYLEASDIKRVREAYRYADEAHLGQFRASGEPYITHPIAVAGLCAEWKLDAQAIMAALMHDVMEDSGATKVELIEKFGAPTAELVDGLTKLDKLQFSTREESQAESFRKMLLAMARDVRVVLIKLADRLHNMRTMQAMPANKRGRIARETLDIYAPIAHRLGLNQIYRELQELSFQYLLPWRFSALTKAVQKARGHRRDIVERIRSDVERAFGEAKLEVQIFGREKTLYSIYNKMREKHLSFAQVNDIFGFRIVVSTLPQCYLALGVLHQLYKPMPGRFKDYIAIPKANGYQSLHTTLVSPLGTAVEFQLRTDAMHLVAEKGIAAHWLYKASDSGSVTEAQRVGTVSLQSLIDIQDETRDAAEFLEHVKVDLFPDAVYVFTPKSKILALPRGATPVDFAYAIHSDVGDHTVAAKVNGEQVALRTELRSGDVVEVITAPVSRPNPAWLNFVRTGRARSKIRHYLKNMRQEESIELGEKLLAQAMRAEGLHLPGGDESNGDGHDSALWQGLVRWSGNRGRRELLIDIGLGKKIATIVAKRLAKLMAEAGARPDALTLSMSRYLTDDNMPTQSMVTLDGSEGATVQMATCCRPIPGDSIVGYLGRGEGLVVHTSECQVGKRLFQRDSERWIAVEWSEEPQRMFDSAVAVLVQNGKGVLAKVAQAVSEAEADITHIDMGHDPGQTAIDLKLLLAVRDRVHLAHVLRTLKRSPLVLRAARVKPQ is encoded by the coding sequence ATGGTCGCCCACGCCGCTTCGAAAGCCAGCACTCACACCAAGCCGGATCCTGCCGAGCATGGTGCACACATCGACGCCGCCGCGGCGTCCTTCGCGGCCCTCACCCACCGGCTCGACTACCTCGAGGCCTCCGACATCAAGCGGGTGCGCGAGGCCTACCGCTATGCCGACGAGGCCCACCTGGGCCAGTTCCGCGCCAGCGGCGAACCCTACATCACCCACCCGATCGCCGTCGCGGGCCTCTGCGCCGAGTGGAAGCTGGACGCCCAGGCCATCATGGCGGCGCTGATGCATGACGTGATGGAGGACAGCGGCGCCACCAAGGTGGAGCTGATCGAGAAATTCGGCGCGCCGACGGCCGAGTTGGTCGACGGCCTCACCAAGCTCGACAAGCTGCAGTTCTCCACGCGCGAGGAGTCGCAGGCCGAGTCCTTCCGCAAGATGCTGCTGGCCATGGCGCGCGACGTGCGCGTGGTGCTGATCAAGCTGGCCGACCGCCTGCACAACATGCGGACGATGCAGGCCATGCCGGCCAACAAGCGCGGCCGCATTGCCCGCGAGACGCTGGACATCTACGCGCCGATCGCGCACCGGCTGGGGCTGAACCAGATCTACCGCGAGCTGCAGGAACTGTCGTTCCAGTACCTGCTGCCGTGGCGCTTCTCGGCCCTGACCAAGGCAGTGCAGAAGGCCCGCGGGCACCGGCGCGACATCGTCGAGCGCATCCGCAGCGACGTCGAGCGCGCCTTCGGCGAAGCGAAGCTCGAGGTGCAGATCTTCGGCCGCGAGAAGACGCTCTACTCGATCTACAACAAGATGCGGGAAAAGCACCTGAGCTTCGCCCAGGTGAACGACATCTTCGGCTTCCGCATCGTGGTGTCCACGCTGCCGCAGTGCTACCTGGCGCTGGGCGTGCTGCACCAGCTCTACAAGCCGATGCCGGGCCGCTTCAAGGACTACATCGCCATTCCCAAGGCCAACGGCTACCAGTCGCTGCACACCACGTTGGTGAGCCCGCTGGGCACGGCGGTGGAGTTCCAGCTGCGCACCGACGCGATGCACCTGGTCGCCGAGAAGGGCATTGCCGCGCACTGGCTGTACAAGGCGAGCGACAGCGGCAGCGTCACCGAGGCACAGCGCGTGGGCACCGTCTCGCTGCAGTCGCTGATCGACATCCAGGACGAGACGCGCGATGCCGCCGAGTTCCTCGAGCACGTCAAGGTCGACCTGTTCCCGGACGCAGTCTACGTCTTCACCCCGAAGTCGAAGATCCTGGCGCTGCCGCGAGGCGCGACGCCGGTCGACTTCGCCTATGCCATCCACTCCGACGTGGGCGACCACACGGTGGCCGCCAAGGTCAACGGCGAGCAGGTGGCCCTGCGCACCGAGCTGCGCAGCGGCGATGTGGTGGAGGTCATCACCGCGCCGGTCTCGCGGCCGAATCCGGCCTGGCTGAATTTCGTGCGTACCGGCCGCGCCCGCTCGAAGATCCGGCACTACCTGAAGAACATGCGGCAGGAAGAGTCGATCGAGCTGGGCGAGAAGCTGCTGGCCCAGGCGATGCGCGCCGAAGGCCTGCACCTGCCTGGCGGCGACGAGAGCAACGGTGACGGCCACGACAGCGCGCTGTGGCAGGGGCTGGTGCGCTGGAGCGGCAACCGCGGCCGCCGCGAGCTGCTGATCGACATCGGCCTGGGCAAGAAGATCGCGACCATCGTCGCCAAGCGCCTCGCCAAGCTGATGGCCGAGGCCGGCGCCCGGCCCGACGCGCTGACGCTGTCGATGAGCCGCTACCTCACCGACGACAACATGCCGACGCAGTCCATGGTGACGCTGGACGGCAGCGAAGGCGCGACGGTGCAGATGGCCACTTGCTGCCGCCCCATTCCCGGCGACTCCATCGTCGGCTACCTGGGCCGCGGCGAAGGCCTGGTGGTGCACACCAGCGAGTGTCAGGTGGGCAAGCGGCTGTTCCAGCGCGACAGCGAGCGCTGGATCGCGGTGGAGTGGTCGGAGGAGCCGCAGCGCATGTTCGACAGCGCAGTGGCGGTGCTGGTGCAGAACGGCAAGGGGGTGCTGGCCAAGGTGGCTCAGGCCGTCAGTGAGGCCGAGGCCGACATCACCCACATCGACATGGGCCACGACCCGGGCCAGACCGCCATCGACCTGAAGCTGCTGCTGGCGGTGCGCGACCGGGTGCACCTGGCGCATGTGCTGCGCACCCTGAAGCGCTCGCCGCTGGTGTTGCGGGCGGCGCGGGTGAAGCCGCAGTAG
- a CDS encoding serine/threonine protein kinase — translation MSKPKPSPLPPGTVVGGYQIIKKLAAGGFGVVYLAEDQDKRLVALKEYLPSSLAERSPGELAPRVKPEKQPLYRLGLKSFFEEGRSLAQISHPSVVSVLNFFRENETVYMVMNYLQGDTLQDFIVTARELKRDKVFRESTIRSLFDEILRGLRIVHQHKMLHLDIKPANIFITNDNKAVLLDFGAAREVLSKEGNFIRPMYTPGFAAPEMYRRDGTLGPWTDIYAIGACIYACMQGYPPNDAPQRIEKDRLTLSLSRLRNIYSDNLIEVTEWCMALDPLSRPQSVFALQKELARETERRYTKLSFSERLKLQLENLKGGKQA, via the coding sequence ATGTCAAAGCCCAAGCCATCACCGCTGCCACCCGGCACCGTGGTCGGTGGTTATCAGATCATCAAGAAGCTGGCAGCGGGTGGCTTTGGCGTTGTCTATCTGGCTGAAGACCAGGACAAGCGCCTGGTCGCCCTCAAGGAATACCTGCCGTCGTCCCTCGCCGAGCGTTCGCCCGGCGAGTTGGCGCCGCGCGTGAAGCCTGAGAAGCAGCCGCTCTACCGCCTTGGCCTCAAGAGTTTCTTCGAGGAAGGGCGTTCGCTCGCGCAGATTTCTCACCCGAGCGTCGTCTCGGTGCTGAATTTCTTCCGCGAGAACGAAACCGTCTACATGGTGATGAACTACCTGCAGGGCGACACCCTGCAGGACTTCATCGTCACGGCCCGCGAGCTCAAGCGCGACAAGGTGTTCCGCGAGTCCACCATCCGCTCGCTGTTCGACGAAATCCTGCGTGGCCTGCGCATCGTCCACCAGCACAAGATGCTGCACCTGGACATCAAGCCGGCCAACATCTTCATCACCAACGACAACAAGGCGGTGCTGCTGGACTTCGGCGCGGCGCGCGAAGTGCTGAGCAAGGAAGGCAACTTCATCCGCCCGATGTACACGCCCGGCTTCGCCGCGCCCGAGATGTACCGGCGCGACGGCACGCTCGGACCGTGGACCGACATCTATGCCATCGGCGCCTGCATCTATGCCTGCATGCAGGGCTATCCGCCGAACGACGCACCGCAGCGCATCGAGAAGGACCGCCTGACGCTGTCCCTCTCGCGGCTGCGCAACATCTATTCCGACAACCTCATCGAGGTGACGGAATGGTGCATGGCGCTGGACCCGCTGTCCCGCCCGCAGAGCGTGTTCGCGCTGCAGAAGGAACTGGCACGCGAGACCGAGCGCCGCTACACCAAGCTGAGCTTCAGCGAGCGACTCAAGCTGCAGCTTGAGAACCTCAAGGGCGGCAAGCAGGCCTGA